The following are encoded in a window of Cydia strobilella chromosome 1, ilCydStro3.1, whole genome shotgun sequence genomic DNA:
- the LOC134741494 gene encoding prostatic spermine-binding protein-like, producing MATTKLILCILILSVLCVSVNSVLGKFKIHDKFVKKFGFDEYDKDKNIKKFDFDKYDKDEYIKKSDFDKYDKDEYFKKFCSDVYDKKFDFDKYDKDDYEKKFNVKFDDKFGFDKFFKKFNVNFDIRSMFDFDKEGRRRKKDNDKFDKDDHFKYVKKYCSDNYDQKYDNNDGDDKYDKKDDDDKYDKKDDDEKYDKKDDDDEYDKKEDDDKYDKKDDDDKSDKKDGDYKSDKKDDDDKSDKKGDDDKSDNKDDDGNCQEFQDNCKLNT from the coding sequence ATGGCGACAACCAAgttgatactttgtatacttaTTCTTAGTGTACTGTGTGTGTCCGTGAACTCCGTGTtgggaaaatttaaaattcacgACAAATTCGTTAAAAAGTTCGGTTTCGACGAATATGACAAggataaaaacattaaaaagtttGATTTCGACAAATATGACAAGGATGAATACATTAAAAAGTCTGATTTCGACAAATATGACAAGGATGAAtactttaaaaagttttgttccGACGTATACGATAAAAAGTTTGATTTCGACAAATACGATAAGGATGATTACGAGAAAAAGTTTAACGTAAAATTCGATGACAAGTTTGGTTTCGACAAATTCTTTAAAAAGTTTAACGTAAACTTCGATATTCGATCAATGTTCGATTTCGATAAGGAAGGAAGGAGGAGGAAAAAGGATAACGACAAATTCGATAAGGATGATCACTTCAAATATGTTAAAAAGTATTGTTCCGACAATTACGATCAAAAATACGATAATAATGATGGTGACGACAAATACGATAAAAAGGATGATGATGACAAATACGATAAAAAGGATGATGAtgaaaaatacgataaaaaggATGATGATGACGAATACGATAAAAAGGAGGATGATGACAAATACGATAAAAAGGATGATGATGACAAATCCGATAAAAAGGATGGTGATTACAAATCAGACAAAAAGGATGATGATGACAAATCTGATAAAAAGGGCGACGATGACAAGTCTGATAATAAGGATGATGATGGCAATTGCCAAGAATTTCAAGataattgcaagttaaatacttaa